The following are encoded in a window of Pseudomonas sp. JQ170C genomic DNA:
- the glyS gene encoding glycine--tRNA ligase subunit beta — translation MSAQDFLVELGTEELPPKALSSLGDAFLAGIEKGLQAAGLNYTAKHVYAAPRRLAVLIRQLDTQQPDRSVNLDGPPRQAAFDAEGNPTQAALGFAKKCGVELDEIDQSGPKLRFSQHIPGKATASLLPTIVEDSLNDLPIPKRMRWGARKEEFVRPTQWLVMLLGDNVIDCTILAQKAGRDSRGHRFHHPEDVRISAPANYLEDLRSAYVLADFAERREIISKRTAELAMQQEGTAIVPPALLDEVTALVEWPVPLVCSFEERFLEVPQEALITTMQDNQKYFCLLDADGKLLPRFITVANVESRDPKQIIEGNEKVVRPRLTDAEFFFKQDKKQPLEAFNERLKNVVFQAQLGSVFDKAERVAKLAAFIAQRIGGDAQRASRAGLLSKCDLATEMVGEFPEMQGVAGYYYALNDGEPQDVALALNEQYMPRGAGAELPSTLTGAAVAIADKLDTLVGIFGIGMLPTGSKDPYALRRAALGVLRILIEKQLDLNLNEAVEFAVAQFGAKVKAAGLADQVLEFVFDRLRARYEDEGIDVATYLSVRALKPGSALDFDQRVQAVQAFRQLPEAAALAAVNKRVSNLLSKAEGTVAATVEPKYFDNANEFSLYSAIQQADQAVQPMAAARQYSESLARLAALREPVDAFFEAVMVNADDANVRANRYALLSRLRGLFLGVADISLLG, via the coding sequence ATGAGTGCTCAAGATTTCCTGGTAGAACTGGGCACCGAAGAACTGCCTCCCAAGGCCCTGAGCAGCCTCGGTGATGCCTTCCTCGCCGGTATCGAGAAAGGCCTGCAGGCCGCTGGCCTGAACTACACCGCCAAGCACGTCTACGCCGCACCGCGCCGCCTGGCCGTGCTGATCCGTCAGCTCGACACCCAGCAGCCGGACCGCAGCGTCAACCTTGACGGCCCACCACGCCAGGCCGCCTTCGACGCCGAAGGCAACCCGACCCAGGCTGCCCTGGGCTTTGCCAAGAAATGTGGCGTCGAACTGGACGAAATCGACCAGAGCGGCCCCAAGCTGCGCTTCTCCCAGCACATCCCAGGCAAGGCGACAGCCAGCCTGCTGCCGACCATCGTCGAGGACTCGCTCAACGACCTGCCGATCCCCAAACGCATGCGTTGGGGTGCGCGCAAGGAAGAGTTCGTACGTCCGACCCAGTGGCTGGTGATGCTGCTCGGTGACAATGTCATCGACTGCACCATCCTCGCCCAGAAGGCTGGCCGCGACTCGCGCGGTCACCGCTTCCACCACCCGGAAGACGTTCGCATCAGCGCCCCGGCGAACTACCTCGAAGACCTGCGCAGCGCCTACGTGCTGGCAGACTTCGCCGAGCGTCGCGAAATCATCAGCAAGCGCACCGCCGAGCTGGCCATGCAGCAGGAAGGCACCGCCATCGTGCCGCCGGCACTGCTCGATGAAGTGACCGCCCTGGTCGAATGGCCGGTACCGCTGGTGTGCTCGTTTGAAGAACGTTTCCTTGAAGTACCGCAGGAAGCGCTGATCACCACCATGCAGGACAACCAGAAGTACTTCTGCCTGCTGGATGCCGACGGCAAGCTGCTGCCACGCTTCATCACCGTCGCCAACGTTGAAAGCCGCGATCCGAAGCAGATCATCGAAGGTAACGAGAAGGTGGTACGCCCACGCCTGACCGACGCCGAGTTCTTCTTCAAGCAAGACAAGAAGCAGCCGCTGGAAGCCTTCAACGAGCGCCTCAAGAACGTGGTGTTCCAGGCTCAGCTGGGCAGTGTCTTCGACAAGGCCGAGCGGGTTGCCAAACTGGCTGCCTTCATCGCCCAGCGCATCGGTGGTGACGCCCAGCGCGCATCCCGTGCCGGCCTGCTGTCCAAGTGCGACCTGGCCACCGAGATGGTCGGCGAGTTCCCTGAAATGCAGGGCGTTGCCGGCTACTACTACGCCCTCAACGACGGCGAGCCACAAGACGTCGCCCTGGCCCTGAACGAGCAGTACATGCCGCGCGGTGCCGGTGCCGAGTTGCCATCGACCCTGACGGGCGCGGCCGTGGCCATCGCCGACAAGCTCGACACCCTGGTCGGCATCTTCGGTATCGGCATGCTGCCTACCGGCAGTAAAGACCCCTACGCCCTGCGCCGTGCGGCCCTGGGTGTGCTGCGTATCCTGATCGAGAAGCAGCTGGACCTGAACCTGAACGAAGCGGTGGAGTTCGCCGTTGCCCAGTTCGGCGCCAAGGTCAAAGCCGCAGGCCTGGCCGACCAGGTGCTGGAATTTGTCTTCGACCGCCTGCGTGCGCGTTATGAAGATGAAGGCATCGACGTTGCCACCTACCTCTCGGTGCGCGCGCTCAAGCCGGGTTCGGCACTGGACTTCGACCAGCGCGTACAGGCCGTACAAGCCTTCCGTCAGCTGCCTGAAGCGGCTGCCCTGGCGGCGGTGAACAAGCGTGTATCGAACCTGCTGAGCAAGGCCGAAGGCACGGTTGCCGCCACGGTCGAGCCGAAGTACTTCGACAATGCCAACGAGTTCTCCCTGTACTCGGCGATCCAGCAGGCTGATCAGGCTGTACAGCCAATGGCCGCTGCCCGTCAGTACAGTGAGTCGCTGGCACGCCTGGCTGCCCTGCGTGAACCGGTCGACGCCTTCTTCGAGGCGGTGATGGTAAACGCCGACGACGCCAATGTACGGGCCAACCGTTATGCCTTGCTCAGCCGCCTGCGCGGTCTGTTCCTGGGCGTGGCCGACATTTCGCTGCTGGGGTAA
- a CDS encoding lysophospholipid acyltransferase family protein, giving the protein MSILQAIRIFLFYLLLGTSSLLWCTLSFFIAPFLPFSARYRFINVYWCRFALVLARVFLNIKVKVSGAENIPKTPCVILSNHQSTWETFFLSAYFSPLSQVLKRELLYVPFFGWAMAMLRPIAIDRDNPKAALKQVASEGDKLLKDGVWVLIFPEGTRVPFGQIGKFSRGGTALAVNAGLPVLPIAHNAGKFWPKQGWGKRAGTIEVVIGEPMYAEGTGPRAIAALNDRAAAWNEQTQRDLGSLPAAAPNAAEGVA; this is encoded by the coding sequence ATGTCGATCCTGCAGGCGATCAGAATTTTTCTTTTTTACCTGCTGCTGGGCACCAGCTCCCTGCTGTGGTGCACCCTGAGCTTTTTCATCGCGCCGTTTCTGCCTTTCAGCGCACGCTATCGCTTCATCAACGTCTACTGGTGCCGCTTTGCGCTGGTGCTGGCGCGGGTGTTTCTCAACATCAAGGTCAAGGTCAGCGGGGCCGAGAACATTCCCAAAACCCCCTGCGTGATTCTGTCCAACCACCAGAGCACCTGGGAGACCTTCTTCCTCTCCGCCTATTTCTCGCCCCTGAGCCAGGTGCTCAAGCGCGAATTGCTCTACGTGCCGTTCTTCGGCTGGGCGATGGCTATGCTGCGGCCGATCGCCATTGACCGCGACAACCCCAAGGCCGCCCTCAAGCAAGTCGCCAGTGAAGGCGACAAGCTGCTCAAGGACGGGGTCTGGGTGTTGATCTTCCCGGAAGGCACCCGTGTGCCCTTCGGCCAGATCGGCAAGTTCTCCCGCGGCGGTACTGCCCTTGCGGTGAATGCCGGCTTGCCCGTGCTGCCGATTGCGCACAACGCCGGCAAGTTCTGGCCCAAGCAAGGTTGGGGCAAGCGCGCCGGTACCATCGAGGTGGTCATTGGCGAGCCTATGTATGCCGAAGGCACCGGTCCCAGGGCTATCGCCGCTCTGAATGACCGTGCAGCCGCCTGGAACGAGCAAACCCAACGCGACCTGGGTTCGTTGCCAGCAGCAGCACCAAACGCCGCTGAAGGCGTTGCCTGA
- a CDS encoding DNA-3-methyladenine glycosylase I, whose protein sequence is MPRCFWCTDDPLYQAYHDEEWGTPQRDPAQLFEMLLLEGFQAGLSWITVLKKRERYRQVLFGFDPQRLAQMSDEEIEERMLDPGIIRNRLKLNAARRNARAWLELENPGPWLWSFVGGAPKINHFTQRSDVPAVTDEAKAMSKALQKAGFTFVGPTICYAFMQATGMVMDHTTDCDRYAALLR, encoded by the coding sequence ATGCCACGCTGCTTTTGGTGTACCGACGATCCACTTTATCAGGCTTACCACGATGAGGAATGGGGTACGCCGCAGCGCGACCCGGCGCAGCTGTTCGAGATGCTGCTGCTCGAAGGCTTCCAGGCCGGGCTGTCGTGGATCACCGTGCTGAAAAAGCGCGAGCGCTACCGCCAGGTGCTGTTCGGCTTTGATCCACAGCGCCTGGCGCAGATGAGCGACGAGGAAATCGAAGAGCGCATGCTCGACCCCGGCATTATCCGCAATCGCCTCAAGCTCAATGCCGCACGGCGCAACGCCCGCGCCTGGCTCGAGCTGGAAAACCCGGGCCCGTGGCTGTGGTCCTTCGTGGGCGGCGCACCGAAAATCAATCATTTCACCCAGCGCAGTGACGTGCCGGCCGTTACCGACGAAGCCAAGGCAATGAGCAAGGCCCTGCAGAAAGCCGGGTTCACCTTCGTCGGCCCGACCATCTGCTACGCCTTCATGCAGGCCACCGGCATGGTCATGGATCACACCACCGACTGTGATCGCTACGCCGCGCTGCTGCGCTGA
- the gmhB gene encoding D-glycero-beta-D-manno-heptose 1,7-bisphosphate 7-phosphatase produces the protein MKLLILDRDGVINQDSDAYIKSLDEWIPIPGSIEAIAQLSKAGWTVAVATNQSGIARGYYPLSTLDAMHARLRELVAQQGGEVGLIVHCPHGPDEGCDCRKPNPGMLRTIAAHYQVDLAGVWFVGDSKGDLEAALAVDAQPILVKTGKGEKTLSKGIPENTLIFDDLAAIARELIHK, from the coding sequence TTGAAGCTGCTGATTCTCGATCGGGACGGTGTGATCAACCAGGACTCCGACGCCTATATCAAGTCGCTGGACGAGTGGATACCGATCCCTGGTTCCATCGAGGCAATCGCGCAGTTGAGCAAAGCCGGCTGGACGGTGGCAGTGGCCACCAACCAGTCCGGCATCGCTCGCGGCTACTACCCGCTGTCCACCCTCGACGCCATGCATGCGCGCCTGCGTGAATTGGTGGCGCAGCAGGGTGGCGAGGTCGGTCTGATTGTCCATTGCCCCCATGGCCCGGATGAAGGCTGCGATTGCCGCAAGCCCAATCCGGGCATGCTGCGGACCATCGCCGCGCACTACCAGGTCGATCTGGCCGGTGTATGGTTTGTCGGTGACAGTAAGGGTGACCTGGAGGCCGCTTTGGCCGTCGATGCTCAACCGATTCTGGTAAAAACCGGAAAAGGCGAGAAGACCCTGAGCAAGGGCATTCCAGAGAACACGCTGATTTTCGATGATCTGGCAGCCATCGCCAGAGAACTTATCCACAAATAG
- a CDS encoding GMC family oxidoreductase yields the protein MPSADPVYDYVVVGAGPAGCLLANRLSADPGCRVLLLEAGGRDNYPWIHIPVGYLYCIGNPRTDWCFKTEAQPGLNGRALGYPRGKVLGGCSSINGMIYMRGQAGDYDRWAEQGNAGWAWKDVLPLFKASENHFGGASEVHGNEGEWRVEQQRYSWAILDAFRDAAAQSGIDTVADFNGGDNQGCGYFQVNQRSGIRWNSSKAFLRPVLKRPNLTVLTDVLVDQVILDNGRASAVRARWQGNWQHFSARREIILCAGSVGSPGILQRSGIGPRGLLESLGIAVRHELPGVGGNLQDHLQLRLIYQVSQARTLNQVANSPWGKLGMGLRYLYDRSGPLAMAPSQLGAFVRSGPEQASANLQYHVQPLSLERFGEPLHRFPAFTASVCNLRPASRGRIDIRSANPDDAPLIDPNYLSDPQDLRVAAQAIRITRKIVQAPALAAFSPKEYLPGPDLQSEEQLHEAAGQIGTTIFHPVGTCRMGNGPLDVVDDQLRVHGVPGLRIADASIMPQIVSGNTCSPTLMIAEKAAQLITRGMLSTTRIDEENAVPTP from the coding sequence AATCGTTTGTCCGCCGACCCGGGCTGCCGGGTGCTGCTGCTCGAAGCGGGCGGTCGCGACAACTATCCCTGGATTCACATTCCTGTGGGTTACCTCTATTGCATTGGTAATCCGCGCACCGACTGGTGCTTCAAGACCGAAGCCCAGCCCGGCCTCAACGGGCGCGCCCTGGGTTACCCGCGGGGCAAGGTGCTCGGTGGCTGCTCCTCCATCAACGGCATGATCTACATGCGCGGCCAGGCTGGCGACTACGACCGCTGGGCCGAGCAAGGCAATGCCGGCTGGGCCTGGAAAGATGTCCTGCCCTTGTTCAAGGCCAGTGAGAACCACTTTGGCGGTGCCAGTGAGGTCCACGGCAATGAAGGTGAGTGGCGGGTTGAACAGCAACGCTACTCCTGGGCCATTCTCGATGCCTTCCGCGATGCCGCGGCACAAAGCGGCATTGATACCGTTGCCGACTTCAACGGTGGCGATAACCAGGGCTGTGGATACTTTCAGGTCAACCAGCGCTCCGGCATTCGCTGGAACTCGTCCAAGGCTTTCTTGCGGCCGGTACTCAAGCGCCCCAACCTGACCGTCCTGACCGATGTATTGGTGGATCAGGTCATCCTCGACAACGGCCGCGCTTCGGCGGTGCGGGCACGCTGGCAGGGTAACTGGCAGCACTTCAGTGCCCGCCGGGAAATCATCCTGTGTGCAGGGTCGGTGGGTTCTCCCGGCATTCTGCAACGCTCGGGCATCGGCCCGCGTGGCCTGCTTGAAAGCCTGGGGATCGCCGTCCGTCATGAGTTGCCCGGCGTCGGCGGCAACCTGCAAGACCACCTGCAACTGCGGCTGATCTATCAGGTCAGCCAGGCGCGCACCCTCAACCAAGTCGCCAACAGCCCCTGGGGCAAATTGGGCATGGGCCTGCGTTACCTGTACGACCGCAGTGGCCCGCTGGCCATGGCGCCAAGTCAGCTGGGTGCATTTGTGCGTTCAGGGCCGGAACAGGCCTCAGCCAACCTGCAATACCACGTGCAGCCGCTGTCGCTGGAACGTTTTGGCGAACCGCTGCACCGCTTCCCGGCCTTTACCGCCTCGGTGTGCAACCTGCGCCCGGCCAGCCGGGGGCGCATCGATATCCGCTCGGCCAACCCGGACGATGCCCCGCTGATCGACCCCAACTACCTGAGTGACCCGCAAGACCTGCGCGTAGCAGCCCAGGCCATCCGTATCACCCGCAAGATCGTCCAGGCCCCTGCCCTGGCTGCGTTCAGCCCGAAAGAGTATTTGCCCGGGCCGGACCTGCAAAGCGAAGAACAACTGCACGAGGCCGCTGGCCAGATCGGCACCACCATCTTTCATCCGGTGGGCACCTGCCGCATGGGTAACGGCCCGCTGGATGTGGTCGATGACCAGCTGCGCGTGCATGGCGTGCCGGGACTGCGCATCGCCGATGCTTCGATCATGCCGCAGATTGTCTCCGGCAATACCTGCTCACCCACCTTGATGATTGCCGAAAAGGCGGCGCAATTGATTACCCGGGGGATGTTATCCACAACCCGAATCGACGAAGAAAACGCAGTACCGACGCCCTGA
- a CDS encoding MFS transporter, which produces MSDYIQEQGAATVTNSRREERKIIFASSLGTVFEWYDFFLYGALAAVISKQFFAGVNDTTAFIFALMAFAAGFLVRPFGALVFGRLGDMIGRKYTFLVTIVLMGLSTFAVGLLPTYASIGIAAPIILVILRMLQGLALGGEYGGAATYVAEHAPPGKRGFHTGFIQSTATLGLLLSLLVVLGSRYISGDQFEVWGWRLPFLLSIVLLAISTWIRMSMHESPAFVKMKAQGKASKAPIRESFGSWANLKVVLTALFSINAGQAVTFYTAQFYVLFFLTQMLKMDPAQANTLLIISVVIGAPFFVFFGWLSDRIGRKPILMLGLLLATLLYFPLFKALSHYANPQIDAASRQAPIVVMADPQGCTFQFDPVGKARFDSPCDKVKTFLVKQGLPYSSESVAPGSEVVVTVGDQRINGFDEVALRAAIEKAGYPAKADPAAVNETMVVVLIVAMILIATMTYGPLAAVMVELFPTRIRYTSMSLPYHIGNGWFGGFLPTVSFALVVYTGDIFYGLWYPVLITGVSLVVGLFCLKETRDVDIDKV; this is translated from the coding sequence ATGTCGGATTACATTCAGGAGCAGGGCGCGGCTACGGTCACCAACAGCCGCCGTGAAGAGCGCAAGATCATTTTTGCGTCATCCCTCGGGACGGTGTTCGAGTGGTATGACTTTTTTCTCTATGGGGCACTGGCGGCGGTCATCAGCAAGCAGTTCTTTGCCGGCGTGAACGACACCACTGCCTTTATCTTTGCCTTGATGGCCTTTGCCGCCGGTTTCCTGGTGCGCCCGTTCGGCGCGCTGGTGTTCGGGCGCCTGGGGGACATGATCGGGCGCAAGTACACCTTCCTGGTGACCATTGTGCTGATGGGCCTGTCGACCTTCGCGGTCGGTCTGCTGCCGACCTACGCCAGCATCGGCATCGCCGCGCCAATCATCCTGGTGATACTGCGCATGCTCCAGGGCCTGGCCTTGGGCGGTGAATACGGTGGTGCGGCGACCTACGTGGCCGAGCACGCGCCACCGGGCAAGCGTGGCTTTCACACCGGCTTCATCCAGTCCACTGCCACCCTCGGTTTGCTGTTGTCGCTCCTGGTCGTTCTGGGCAGTCGCTACATCAGTGGCGATCAGTTTGAAGTCTGGGGCTGGCGCCTGCCGTTCCTGCTTTCGATTGTGCTGCTGGCGATCTCGACCTGGATCCGCATGAGCATGCACGAGTCGCCTGCCTTCGTGAAAATGAAGGCCCAGGGCAAGGCCAGTAAAGCGCCGATCCGTGAGTCCTTCGGCTCGTGGGCCAACCTCAAGGTGGTGCTCACTGCGCTGTTCAGCATCAACGCGGGGCAAGCGGTCACCTTCTATACGGCCCAGTTCTACGTGCTGTTCTTCCTCACCCAGATGCTCAAGATGGACCCGGCCCAGGCCAATACCCTGTTGATCATCAGCGTGGTGATCGGCGCGCCGTTCTTCGTGTTCTTCGGCTGGCTGTCGGACCGGATAGGGCGCAAGCCGATCCTGATGCTCGGCCTGTTGCTGGCTACCCTGCTCTACTTCCCGCTGTTCAAGGCCCTGAGCCATTACGCCAACCCGCAAATTGATGCTGCCAGCCGTCAGGCCCCGATCGTGGTCATGGCCGACCCACAAGGCTGCACCTTCCAGTTCGACCCAGTGGGCAAGGCGCGTTTTGACAGCCCTTGCGACAAGGTCAAGACCTTCCTGGTCAAGCAAGGCCTGCCTTACAGTTCCGAGTCGGTTGCCCCAGGTAGCGAAGTCGTGGTGACCGTGGGTGACCAGCGCATTAATGGTTTCGATGAAGTGGCGCTGCGCGCGGCCATCGAGAAAGCGGGCTACCCGGCCAAGGCCGATCCTGCTGCTGTGAACGAAACCATGGTTGTGGTGCTGATCGTGGCGATGATCCTGATCGCGACCATGACCTACGGCCCGTTGGCGGCGGTGATGGTCGAGCTGTTCCCGACGCGCATCCGCTACACCTCGATGTCGCTGCCCTATCACATCGGTAACGGCTGGTTCGGTGGCTTCCTGCCCACCGTGTCGTTCGCCCTGGTGGTGTACACCGGCGATATCTTCTATGGGCTGTGGTACCCGGTGTTGATCACCGGGGTGAGCCTGGTGGTGGGGCTGTTCTGCCTGAAAGAAACCCGCGATGTGGATATCGACAAGGTCTGA
- the glyQ gene encoding glycine--tRNA ligase subunit alpha, translated as MSQPTPAVRTFQDLILALQNYWAEQGCVVLQPYDMEVGAGTFHTATFLRAVGPEIWNAAYVQPSRRPADGRYGENPNRLQHYYQFQVVLKPNPANFQELYLGSLKAIGLDPLVHDIRFVEDNWESPTLGAWGLGWEIWLNGMEVTQFTYFQQVGGIECMPVTGEITYGLERLAMYLQGVDSVYDLVWTDGPFGKVTYGDVFHQNEVEQSTYNFEHANVEKLFELFDFYESEANRLIELELPLPTYEMVLKASHTFNLLDARRAISVTERQRYILRVRTLARAVAQSYLQARAKLGFPMASPELRDEALAKLEAAQ; from the coding sequence GTGAGCCAGCCTACGCCAGCCGTGCGTACCTTCCAAGACCTGATCCTCGCCCTGCAGAACTACTGGGCCGAGCAAGGTTGTGTGGTACTTCAGCCCTACGATATGGAAGTAGGCGCCGGCACTTTCCATACCGCCACTTTCCTGCGCGCCGTCGGCCCGGAAATCTGGAACGCTGCCTACGTGCAGCCTAGCCGTCGCCCTGCCGATGGCCGTTATGGTGAAAACCCCAACCGCCTGCAGCACTACTACCAGTTCCAGGTGGTACTCAAGCCGAACCCGGCGAACTTCCAGGAACTGTACCTGGGCTCGCTCAAGGCCATCGGCCTGGACCCACTGGTACATGACATTCGCTTCGTCGAAGACAACTGGGAATCGCCAACCCTCGGCGCCTGGGGTCTGGGTTGGGAAATCTGGCTCAACGGCATGGAAGTCACCCAGTTCACCTACTTCCAGCAAGTGGGCGGCATCGAGTGCATGCCGGTCACCGGTGAAATCACCTATGGCCTGGAGCGTCTGGCCATGTACCTGCAGGGCGTCGACTCGGTCTACGACCTGGTCTGGACCGACGGTCCGTTCGGCAAGGTGACCTACGGCGACGTGTTCCACCAGAACGAAGTGGAACAGTCGACCTACAACTTCGAGCACGCCAACGTCGAGAAGCTGTTCGAGTTGTTCGATTTCTATGAAAGCGAAGCCAACCGCCTGATCGAGCTGGAACTGCCGCTGCCGACCTACGAAATGGTCCTCAAGGCCTCGCACACCTTCAACCTGCTGGACGCCCGTCGCGCCATCTCGGTAACCGAGCGCCAGCGTTACATCCTGCGTGTACGGACCCTGGCCCGGGCCGTGGCGCAAAGCTACCTGCAAGCCCGTGCCAAGCTGGGCTTCCCGATGGCGTCCCCTGAATTGCGTGATGAAGCGTTGGCCAAGCTGGAGGCTGCACAATGA